The Bacteroidales bacterium genome contains a region encoding:
- a CDS encoding MarC family protein, which translates to MNSMNQLFLLLTTVFIGFFAILNPIGNTPVFLSMVGDADPIIIKKVARRAVTAAFVIIAIFCLFGHIIFKLFNITLPAFQIAGGIIVFFIGYNQLQDKVSRAQKSKVIDTDAPYEDMAISPLGIPLLAGPGTISTAMNFVGQGKSFLNTILIILVFATVCVITYLMFMLSKRIADRLKPSLIKAISRIMGLILAVIAVQMVISGVFNVIKEYPF; encoded by the coding sequence ATGAATTCCATGAACCAGTTGTTTTTGCTGCTGACAACCGTTTTTATCGGTTTCTTCGCTATTCTGAATCCTATTGGTAACACGCCTGTATTTCTGTCGATGGTAGGAGACGCCGATCCGATAATTATAAAAAAGGTTGCCCGGAGAGCTGTAACTGCCGCTTTTGTGATTATTGCGATATTCTGCCTGTTCGGCCATATCATTTTCAAGCTGTTCAACATTACGCTTCCGGCCTTCCAGATCGCCGGCGGCATCATTGTATTTTTTATCGGTTACAATCAATTACAGGACAAAGTCTCCCGGGCACAGAAATCAAAAGTCATCGACACGGACGCACCTTATGAGGATATGGCTATATCGCCCCTGGGCATTCCCTTGCTGGCCGGACCGGGAACCATTTCTACCGCAATGAACTTTGTCGGACAGGGAAAAAGCTTCCTGAATACCATCCTGATCATTCTTGTATTTGCAACCGTATGCGTTATCACCTATCTCATGTTCATGCTGAGCAAGCGGATCGCAGACAGGCTAAAGCCTTCCCTTATCAAAGCCATATCCAGGATCATGGGATTGATCCTTGCCGTAATTGCCGTTCAGATGGTGATCAGCGGGGTATTCAATGTGATAAAGGAGTACCCTTTTTAG